The following proteins are encoded in a genomic region of Pseudodesulfovibrio mercurii:
- a CDS encoding ParA family protein, with protein MARRIVIANQKGGVGKTTTAINLAASLAVMEKRVLLVDCDPQGNASSGLGFYPGDKRENIYTVLFEPKNIGKAILPTGIPYLDILPGTQDLVGAEIELVDKFGREFYLRELIDQADPEYDFILIDCPPSLGLLTVNALCAADELLVPLQCEYYALEGIAQLLMTYELVRKRLNPGLDILGVVLTMYDSRNRLSWQVKNEVRKAFPQHLFETIIPRNVRLSEAPSFGKPVINYDIKSRGAEAYLALAQEVERSSTAGA; from the coding sequence GTGGCGAGAAGAATCGTGATTGCGAATCAAAAGGGCGGCGTGGGCAAGACCACCACCGCCATCAACCTGGCGGCCTCCCTGGCCGTGATGGAAAAGCGCGTCCTGCTGGTTGACTGCGACCCCCAGGGAAACGCCTCCAGCGGGCTCGGCTTCTACCCCGGCGATAAGCGCGAAAACATCTACACCGTGCTCTTCGAGCCGAAGAACATCGGCAAGGCCATCCTCCCGACCGGCATACCCTACCTGGACATCCTGCCCGGAACGCAGGACTTGGTCGGCGCGGAGATCGAGCTGGTGGACAAGTTCGGACGTGAGTTCTACCTGCGCGAACTCATCGACCAGGCGGACCCCGAGTATGATTTCATCCTCATCGACTGCCCCCCCTCCCTCGGCCTGCTGACGGTCAACGCCCTGTGCGCGGCCGACGAGCTGCTCGTGCCGTTGCAGTGCGAGTATTACGCATTGGAGGGCATCGCGCAGTTGCTCATGACCTACGAGCTGGTCCGCAAGCGGCTCAATCCGGGGCTCGATATCCTCGGCGTGGTCCTGACCATGTACGATTCGAGAAACCGGCTGTCGTGGCAGGTGAAAAACGAGGTACGCAAGGCGTTCCCCCAGCACCTGTTCGAGACGATCATTCCGAGGAACGTGCGTCTGTCCGAGGCGCCGAGCTTCGGTAAACCGGTGATCAATTACGATATCAAGTCGCGGGGTGCGGAGGCGTACCTGGCGCTGGCCCAGGAAGTGGAGCGCAGCTCCACGGCCGGGGCCTGA